Within the Malus sylvestris chromosome 4, drMalSylv7.2, whole genome shotgun sequence genome, the region CAGCCAAGCAtttaaattttctaaatttgtttttgttttccagCACTAACCTCGTTTTCCACGAAGCAATTAAAAAATTACCTCATTTTTCACGAAGCAATCAAAGGAAAATTGTGCAATTtccacaaacaaacatacacTTGAATAGAAAGCATCGgataaaaaagaagagagatggaTCAAACCGGAGCTCGGCGAGCAAAACGACGTCGAAGCAGTGCACCCACCGCCGGTGAGACCTCTGTTTTCTGTACAAAAATTTGAGTGCTTTACTTGCTGTTCCTCAGTAGAAAGAcagaggagagggagagagcatCTATCAGTGACTGTGAAGTGACAGAGTGACTCATCGAAACGTTTCTTCTTTTTTCGTCTTTTTCGGCTTCTAATTTTAAACGTCTCCCAACCACGAGAGAAGGGACACCGTgactttttaatttaataatataatataatataatatttaattaaatttattttatataaattgctcTCTTATATTAAAGAATGATTAATATCACGTTTAATACTTAATGTGAGTacaaaaagtacaaaaaaatgTACACTATACATAGATCAACGTATGATAAATTATTCATGTGAAAGAACATCCACTTGTTAAGAACTATCGGGGCATATTACAAGCTGGTTTGAAActgtttttaaataattgaaaatatttttaatacaaatgttttttaaaattaatttttattaaaaattaaagtggattttcaaaaagcactttaagtgctttctgcaaAAGCACATATCTGACATTCTGTCAAAAAACacataaagtgcttttggaactcaaaatcaatttcactaaaaacgttttcagttattttaaaaacacttccaaacgaaTCATATAACGGTAACATATTGTGAAAATGGTAGAATAGATATATAATATTGTATACCTAACGTCAATGGATATACCGTCCTCAATATCGTGAGATTATGCTCGTGTCATGTGACCTTCTCCTCTCTGTCTTGCACGGTTTAATATTAGTTTGCTGTAGTTTAGTCAGAGTGATGTTATCCATACACATTTTTGTCTCCCACacatcccttgttaatttatgtgctttgattttttttcgaTTCATTCACATTCGATCCAACAGTTAAAAATAATcatcatatacatatatatatatataacaatgtGCGCACATTAACGTTCAAACTAGACGaaaataaccaaaaaccatGTAAGGTTGGTTCCTACTCAACCAGTAATCATCTGCCTAAGTGCACAAATTGCTTTGAATATTTGAATTTAGGCTAGCTTCTTGCCATTGAACAACGAGAGTTCAACCCCAAGAAAACGTGTCAAAGTAGAGCTCAAAACTTTCACAGAACATTGTGCGATACGAATTACAGACGATTTATACATCATAcaagttttcaacttttttcccCACAGAGTGCTGCACCTGGACAGCTGAAATCCGATCGTGTAAGCGGGACTCAAATGCATCAGTATGTAACTTACATGTATGGGAGGAGAGAAAAAAGGAGGCTCGATGCTATGAAGAGGTACATTTAAGTAAGATATAGAAAGAAGAAGAGGGCAAGGGAGAGGGGAGAAAGATATAGAGGTTAGATTTAACGATGTAAGGGCAATATACCCCATTGGTGCAGAAACCCTTCCCCGGTGGTGACTTCTAGGACCAGAAGAACCACCACTGCCAACATAGCTGCTCTTCCGTTCCAAGTCTCGGCACTTTTTGTCCAACCCCATTCCCAAACTGTCACAGGTGCCGGTAGCTCCCTACGCTGTGAATCATATGTCGCTAACAACTCTTCCACACTCCCAAGTGGAACTAAAGACTGCAATAAAATACCCGAACCACCATCCAAagacaaacaaatgaaaactgATACTATAAAACAGCAGggacaaacaaatgaaaactgATACTATTAAGTCAGATTCTGCCACCACCCATGCACTCAAGCATGCAGACGGCACACACGACACAACATTGTTCAGGAGAGAGTTTACCTGTCGAGCTTCAATATGTGAGACTGCCATAGCTCCAACATATGGCAAGCTCTCAATCACCGCATCTGCCAAGTCGGAAATGAAGGTGGGTTCACATCCTAGTGCGGGAACACGCCCCCAAACCTCTATACCAGATTTCAGAGCCAATTCTTTGTACTCAACATCGATTTCTTCTAGAGTTTCAATATGCTCACTGACAAAGCTGTGGATCAGGCATCAAACTTTCATGACACGGAACTAATTTCCACAATTCATACATATGTTCGAATGTGGAATGGGTTTAATGACACGGAACTAATTTCCACAATATGAGAGAGGATGCAGTTAATATACAGCTAGCAATGGGGGAAACAAAAGATGACAACAATTACCTTATTGGGACTGCCAGCAACCTTTTAACTCCCTTCTGCCCAAGCTCAATTATTGTCTCATCCGTGTAAGGTTTTAACCACTCCACAGGTCCAACTCTGCTCTGTAAGAACATTCACTAACTATCAACCAAGTCACAGAGAATATATCGTGGATGTATAAGACAGATATGGAATACAAtaaataaatctaaacaaaaaatgATAAGTACATGATATTTGAAAAATCTATCCCTATTCATGAAAGCCCTAACGTATCCCTATTCATGTTTCCTAGGATTTATTTAGATATTATTTCCGATTTTGAATTAGtattttgtttgcttgtttatCAAGGATCACTTTCTGATGTACTTCTTTAAGAAAAAAACTCTTAAGTATACATGCGCATAAGGGGCTACAACAACTGCTACTTCTTTTATTTACATAAATATATTGTCCAGAATTGCTTTGCACTCTTCCACCTCTCCATCACTGTGGACTCACAAGTCACAACTCAATGGCCACTGCATCTGCACTAAGCAAGTTCTAGTTTCCCTTTCTTCTCATATATTATGATGTTTTGATTTGTTCCATGACTCTTCTCTTCATTTGAACATACTTACCAGAATGTTTGGAATTTAAAAGACAAAAAGAGCTCTAGATAAAGTGAACTTTAACTATTGATAGTTCTAAACGTGAAGATAATTAAAATTAGATCAAATTAAAAGCACAAACACACCTGATAGGCAAGGGTGTACGCATTAGTTATCTTTCTCGTTTCCAACTCTTCCATTATCAAATCTATGCATTCCTCCATCTCAGCCTTGTATGGATCACCAGCCTCTTCCACATATGCAAGTGGCACCCCATGTGCGCTAAAGAATATCATTACCTGCAATGCACATTACTAAATAAGCACACTGACATTTACACCAGTATGATATGACAAGTAATTTCGTTTTGGAACTTCGGTGTCAGTAAGAGAAAAGCTACAGCAGAACAGAAAAAAATTGACTATTATACCATACATTTATACACCAAAACTGAAGAGGACATAACCGTAGTCTCCTGCAGCACTAAAAATTTACTACAGTAACACTCAACCGCTAAGAAACCATATCCAAATGTGTCACTTTCTAATGGAAGAAAGGAAAGTTACAGCGAGATAGCATGATTTTTGCGGCAGCCTCTTTCGAAAACTTATTAGCAAACATGGCATAATAAGACGATTCCCAATATCCCCCACTAAATAGATATTAAAGGAACCTTTGGTCTGCCATGAGAATTGTAAAACCCTAAGAGGTAGTTTTTCTTTCACTTAGTTCAAAATGCAGGATAAGTAACTCACTTAGAGACATGAAAATCAATGCAAAAAAGAACGATTTAACAGTACCTCCTCAGGGCTGTCAAAACGCTGAAGCTCTTTTTCAATCAAATTTGCCATTGCCGTTATGTACCCTTCACGCTGGTACCAAGATGGTATAACTGTGTGCTGCATGTTGACAAGATATTCATCCTCCCTGATGAACTTATCGGGTCAGTTTAAAGATTATAATTTGAGGCACTGATATGGGAAAACATAGTTAGAGTTAGACATCACCGGAATATACTCTCCAGGAGCCGAAGGCTTGAACCACTAGTCGATATTGAAAATTGCGGATAAAGTGGAAGGACAACAAGCTTTGTAATTCCATCTCTTTTAATCTacaacatatttttaaaatcaataaCCTGATCCATGAACTTTTAACCCCAATCGAAAATCTAAATCTCATAACACATTTGCATGTTACCTGTTCAATTGGACTTAACCCAAGACTTGACAACAGTGCGGAACAACCATTATTATTAAGTGGCACCATAGTTAAAGACAGAAGAGCATGTCTCAAGTAATTTGTGAAGCAAAAATTGAAGTGGGATGATTCAACAAAAACtatatatttgtttattgtaCAAGACAATGTAAACTCTAATAAGTACATAACTCAGATATCATTGACAGATACATCGAAAATCAAGATGAAAGCATACCAAAATACCTCTTCTATAGCTTCTTCAGTAAATGGATGCCAATAACGCATTCCCACGTACACTTTTGCCGGGACATCCTTCGCATAAAGGGCCTTCCTCAACTCTTCTGCCTGAATGAAGAAAAGGGAACCAAATGAAATTCAGATTAGACAGCATTTCCATCAAGCTCAAAGCGCTACACTTTCTACGATATGCATGCAATTTAAGTTATTTAACAGAACTTGAGGTCAATGTGAAGAGAAAGTTAGAGAGTTCATGCCTGTGCATCAGTTATTCGTCGCAGAGGAGAGCCGCCACCAATGGAGGCGTAGCCTTCTTTGCTCTTTGGCGCCCTCAGTGCGGATATAAATTGCGCCAATGGCTTCTGAAGAAACCGAAACAACCTTGGCAGTCTAATGATATCCTGCCCATTTTTCCACACACATTCAAAATCACTACCCAATACAATAAGTTCCAATTTAAATCCATACAAATTAAAGTTACTAAATTCAAATTCACACACTTTAAATTCACTACAGTCAAATTCATACACTTAAAATTTTCTAAATTCAAATTCACACACTTATAAAGTTACTAAATTCAAATTCACACACTTTAAAGTTACTAAATTGAGAAATTAAACTCAAAAAATCCCGAAAATAAAAGCCCGAGGAAGTTACCGGGTCGGCGAAGAGGTTAAACAAGAAGGGCTGGACGTCGTCGAGAGTGTCGGGCCCACCGAGGTTAAGCAGCAAGACTCCGACTTTATCATCGCCGTTGATCGGCGTCGTTGCAACATCCAAAGTTTCCGACGCCACCAACGCCTTTATCGGCGGCAGGGATTTCCGAAGAGAGCTCTTCGAGAGCAGCAGAGAGGATTGCGTCGAGGAGTATCTGGCCACGACGCAATTTCTATCTGGAGCTGCCAAGGTGTGACTGTGAGAGGCACAGAATAAACCTCCGCGCCGCTGAAGGCGGTGGTCGATGGAGGAGGAGATTGTCCACGGTAGCCTTGCTATGGATTCGGCCGCCATTGCCCCAGGCCTCGATTGAGAGT harbors:
- the LOC126618450 gene encoding ferrochelatase-2, chloroplastic-like encodes the protein MAAESIARLPWTISSSIDHRLQRRGGLFCASHSHTLAAPDRNCVVARYSSTQSSLLLSKSSLRKSLPPIKALVASETLDVATTPINGDDKVGVLLLNLGGPDTLDDVQPFLFNLFADPDIIRLPRLFRFLQKPLAQFISALRAPKSKEGYASIGGGSPLRRITDAQAEELRKALYAKDVPAKVYVGMRYWHPFTEEAIEEIKRDGITKLVVLPLYPQFSISTSGSSLRLLESIFREDEYLVNMQHTVIPSWYQREGYITAMANLIEKELQRFDSPEEVMIFFSAHGVPLAYVEEAGDPYKAEMEECIDLIMEELETRKITNAYTLAYQSRVGPVEWLKPYTDETIIELGQKGVKRLLAVPISFVSEHIETLEEIDVEYKELALKSGIEVWGRVPALGCEPTFISDLADAVIESLPYVGAMAVSHIEARQSLVPLGSVEELLATYDSQRRELPAPVTVWEWGWTKSAETWNGRAAMLAVVVLLVLEVTTGEGFLHQWAVQVQHSVGKKVENLYDV